A genome region from Nitrosopumilus oxyclinae includes the following:
- a CDS encoding peptidase has translation MIQKFLLVAFALLLAISFSPAYAQHHSGSLAPPVDFDGMRLALITALTPENFTLGDSKNPILSIRLFDTDTNTNVKSVTYRIQIFHGDSLVANEYFFDEDGKLDLEIKPKSECMNQELWKCTKYYGEKHPIAGGYFARGDSIPVIQGPVFDKSGEYAVNVSIVGATNPKTMTTKDFLFETFVHVPQKETFLIKSATAQEYPVSIKSYNSETSNFKHDSLLDSISYDTILTQEYSYQPNSYVEQLIILEKDFSSFKQGYDVNVFVDRNQLDSQYVKFDDSSIHENIIKIKIPHDMYLEKNDDSLNIEISSGDLIEFNVLDLKFDNNIVSKVSWDSKSATGKNIPFTFSFLDSGNNPVNDILFAYSISDSSGKEIWSNLGTGESYLGILANNGIAQESIFIPSDGKYKLKLILTGQNSKNFEEFLVSQLDFDISNSIIQEKKSGEIPSWIKNNAGWWSEGTIDEDSFIGGIQFLIKEGIIEIPDTTQTAESQSSEIPQWIKNNAGWWSQGLVSDSDFILGIQFLISSGVLVV, from the coding sequence GTGATTCAGAAATTCCTTCTAGTTGCATTTGCACTATTACTTGCCATTTCATTTTCTCCAGCATATGCCCAACACCATTCAGGATCTCTTGCCCCGCCAGTTGATTTTGATGGTATGAGATTGGCTTTAATCACTGCACTCACTCCTGAAAATTTTACACTTGGTGATTCAAAAAACCCTATTCTCTCAATTAGATTGTTTGATACTGATACTAACACCAATGTCAAAAGTGTAACATATCGTATTCAAATTTTTCATGGGGATAGCCTTGTTGCAAATGAATATTTCTTTGATGAAGATGGAAAATTAGATTTAGAAATTAAACCAAAATCTGAATGCATGAATCAAGAACTTTGGAAATGTACAAAATATTACGGTGAAAAACATCCTATCGCAGGTGGCTACTTTGCACGTGGAGATTCAATCCCAGTTATTCAAGGACCTGTTTTTGATAAGAGCGGAGAATATGCTGTAAATGTGTCAATTGTAGGTGCAACAAATCCTAAAACAATGACTACAAAAGATTTCCTTTTTGAAACTTTTGTACATGTTCCTCAAAAAGAAACTTTTCTGATAAAATCTGCAACTGCACAAGAATATCCAGTTTCAATCAAATCTTACAACAGTGAAACCTCTAATTTCAAACATGATAGTTTGTTAGATTCAATTTCTTATGATACAATTCTTACCCAAGAATATTCGTATCAGCCTAACTCCTATGTTGAACAATTAATTATTTTAGAAAAAGATTTCTCATCATTCAAACAAGGATATGATGTTAATGTATTTGTAGATAGAAATCAATTAGATTCTCAATATGTTAAATTTGATGATTCCTCTATCCATGAAAATATAATTAAAATTAAAATTCCACATGATATGTATCTAGAAAAAAATGATGATTCATTAAATATTGAAATTTCATCTGGAGATTTAATTGAATTTAATGTTCTGGATTTAAAATTTGATAACAATATTGTATCCAAAGTATCATGGGATTCAAAATCTGCTACAGGAAAAAATATTCCCTTTACGTTCTCTTTTCTTGATTCGGGGAATAATCCTGTAAATGATATTTTGTTTGCATACAGTATATCTGATTCATCTGGAAAAGAAATATGGTCAAATCTTGGAACAGGTGAATCATATCTTGGTATTTTGGCCAATAACGGTATTGCTCAAGAATCAATTTTCATTCCAAGTGATGGGAAATACAAATTAAAATTAATTTTAACTGGTCAAAACTCTAAAAACTTTGAAGAATTTCTTGTATCCCAGTTAGATTTTGATATTTCTAACTCTATTATACAAGAGAAAAAATCTGGCGAAATTCCATCCTGGATTAAAAATAACGCAGGTTGGTGGTCTGAAGGTACTATAGATGAGGATTCCTTTATTGGAGGAATTCAATTTCTAATTAAAGAAGGAATCATAGAAATCCCAGACACTACGCAAACTGCTGAATCTCAATCCTCTGAGATTCCGCAGTGGATTAAAAATAACGCAGGCTGGTGGTCACAAGGATTGGTATCTGACTCTGATTTTATTTTGGGGATTCAATTTTTGATATCAAGTGGCGTGTTGGTAGTCTAA
- a CDS encoding DUF6659 family protein, which translates to MDYEKFCSQILDIDPKVRFATVFDEWSVKLGGGMREGVESLLSERASKELVNLATFDWKSRKDMAKMLGKTKYTLAEYDTVKRFSFYLGDDNLLLVSTEKECDTNTIVDQVIKLYYENQN; encoded by the coding sequence TTGGATTATGAAAAATTCTGCTCTCAAATTTTGGATATAGATCCTAAGGTTCGATTTGCCACAGTATTTGATGAATGGTCTGTCAAATTAGGGGGTGGAATGAGAGAAGGAGTAGAAAGTTTACTTTCTGAGCGCGCATCAAAAGAACTTGTTAATCTTGCAACATTTGATTGGAAATCAAGAAAAGATATGGCCAAAATGTTAGGGAAGACAAAATACACTCTAGCCGAATATGATACGGTTAAGCGTTTTTCATTTTATCTTGGGGATGATAACCTGCTTCTTGTAAGTACTGAAAAAGAATGTGACACCAATACCATAGTTGATCAAGTGATCAAACTATATTATGAAAATCAAAACTAA
- a CDS encoding dienelactone hydrolase family protein — protein MNSFLYNFMIVFLIGFSLVIYSIPSVDAIQSEGKSAWEVMSDKVCGDKLCSEIDVTSEPSTMSSVAYFPPPLVQITQGVDPSNVTCTEGKSLVLKQSNGLPACVNPTSVEKLITRGWAIHVLPDYVDDNNTSEIFTLGTHLTTSEMVVYSGNTSGYLSKPVDDGDYPGIIMIHEWWGLNDNIKEMADKLASHGYVVLAVDLYDGKVATTSDQARQLISSFDSEYGLQNMNSAVSLLSDDYSANTVGSIGWCFGGGQSLNLALGNGEMDATVIYYGSLVTDSDNLSSIDWPVLGIFAELDRGIPVDTVNEFESALNDAGVDNQIYIYEGVDHAFANPSGERYAPEESKSAWDKTLSFLELNLK, from the coding sequence ATGAATTCTTTTTTGTATAATTTTATGATTGTTTTTTTAATCGGTTTCTCTTTAGTTATCTATAGCATTCCTTCAGTTGATGCTATTCAATCTGAAGGAAAATCTGCATGGGAAGTAATGTCAGACAAAGTTTGTGGGGACAAATTATGTTCCGAAATAGATGTAACTTCTGAACCATCCACTATGTCCTCTGTTGCATATTTCCCTCCACCTTTAGTTCAAATCACTCAAGGCGTTGATCCTTCAAACGTTACATGCACTGAAGGAAAATCACTTGTTCTAAAACAATCAAATGGATTACCTGCATGTGTTAATCCGACAAGTGTTGAGAAATTAATTACAAGAGGTTGGGCAATTCATGTTTTACCTGATTATGTTGATGACAACAATACCTCTGAAATTTTTACACTGGGAACTCATTTGACAACTTCAGAAATGGTTGTCTACTCTGGTAATACTTCTGGCTACTTGTCAAAACCTGTAGATGATGGAGATTATCCTGGAATTATTATGATTCATGAATGGTGGGGATTAAATGACAACATCAAAGAGATGGCAGACAAACTTGCATCTCATGGATATGTAGTATTGGCAGTTGATCTTTATGATGGTAAAGTTGCAACTACTTCTGATCAAGCCAGGCAATTAATTTCATCATTTGATTCTGAATACGGACTACAAAACATGAATTCTGCAGTTTCATTATTGAGTGATGATTATTCTGCAAACACTGTTGGTTCAATTGGTTGGTGCTTTGGTGGTGGTCAATCCCTAAACCTTGCACTAGGTAATGGTGAGATGGATGCTACTGTAATTTACTATGGTTCACTTGTGACTGACTCTGATAATCTGTCTTCTATTGATTGGCCTGTTCTTGGAATCTTTGCAGAACTAGATAGGGGAATTCCAGTTGACACAGTTAATGAATTTGAATCTGCATTGAATGATGCAGGCGTAGATAATCAAATTTACATCTATGAAGGAGTTGATCATGCCTTTGCAAATCCTTCTGGAGAGCGATATGCTCCTGAAGAGTCAAAATCTGCTTGGGATAAAACTCTCTCTTTTCTAGAATTAAATTTGAAATAA
- a CDS encoding transcription initiation factor IIB codes for MTTVQVVKKTKIFCDYCHASKFVTDQVIGETICSSCGFVISENAEDRGAERRLISDTADTARTGPGLSLKMHDKGLNTRIGAQNKDAVGKPLSGKTTQMFDRLRKWDSRSQTKNSAERNLRFALIEFDKVQSKLGLSDTVVERASLFYRKAIERNIIRGRTVKSIAAACLYASCRDLEHHRSLTEIADQFVIKRKEIARAYRILFRELEFTVSVVDPIKSISKIASKIGTSEKTIRKATQILTAAQDAGIIAGKNPEIVAATAVYAACVITGESKSQTEIAAAANTSTVSIRNRIQEFKTKLDLFGTLS; via the coding sequence TTGACCACAGTTCAAGTAGTTAAAAAAACAAAAATATTTTGCGATTATTGTCATGCCTCAAAATTTGTAACTGACCAAGTTATTGGAGAAACTATCTGCTCTAGTTGTGGATTTGTTATTTCAGAAAATGCCGAAGATAGAGGAGCAGAGCGCAGACTAATTTCAGATACTGCAGATACTGCCAGAACAGGTCCCGGACTATCACTGAAAATGCACGACAAGGGCCTCAATACAAGAATTGGAGCACAAAACAAGGATGCAGTTGGAAAGCCACTCTCGGGTAAAACCACTCAGATGTTTGACAGATTACGAAAATGGGATAGCAGATCACAGACAAAAAACTCAGCAGAAAGGAATCTCAGATTTGCACTAATAGAATTTGATAAAGTACAGTCAAAATTAGGCCTCTCAGATACAGTAGTTGAGCGCGCATCACTATTTTACAGAAAGGCAATTGAGAGAAACATTATTCGTGGTAGAACTGTAAAATCCATTGCAGCAGCATGTTTGTATGCCTCATGTCGAGATTTAGAGCACCACAGGTCTCTAACTGAGATTGCAGATCAATTTGTAATTAAAAGAAAAGAGATAGCACGTGCATACAGAATATTGTTTAGAGAATTAGAATTTACTGTGTCTGTAGTTGATCCAATAAAATCAATTAGTAAAATTGCAAGTAAGATAGGAACATCTGAAAAAACAATTCGTAAAGCAACACAAATTTTAACTGCAGCCCAAGATGCAGGAATCATAGCTGGTAAAAATCCAGAAATCGTGGCAGCCACTGCAGTTTATGCAGCATGTGTGATTACAGGAGAATCAAAATCTCAAACAGAAATTGCAGCAGCTGCAAATACCAGCACAGTTTCAATAAGAAATAGAATTCAAGAATTTAAAACAAAATTGGATTTGTTTGGCACATTAAGTTAA
- a CDS encoding CBS domain-containing protein produces the protein MSHENFNSSILIQDVMTRALITVNPSTTAFQVAKMMEQGGIGAILVQDNSNPVGIVTDRDFATKIAAKNLPFDTPVEKIMSSPLITINHNEPISAAAERMTSKKIRKLAVTENGKVVGIITSTDLVTQLAK, from the coding sequence ATGAGCCATGAAAATTTCAATTCTTCTATCTTGATTCAAGATGTTATGACTAGAGCCTTGATTACTGTAAACCCTTCTACTACTGCATTCCAGGTAGCAAAAATGATGGAGCAGGGAGGAATTGGAGCAATATTGGTTCAGGATAATTCTAATCCTGTGGGAATTGTTACCGATAGAGATTTTGCAACAAAAATTGCAGCAAAGAATCTTCCATTTGACACTCCTGTGGAAAAAATAATGTCTTCTCCATTAATTACGATAAATCACAATGAACCAATTTCAGCTGCTGCTGAGAGAATGACTAGTAAAAAAATTAGAAAATTAGCAGTTACTGAAAACGGTAAGGTAGTTGGAATAATTACCTCTACTGATCTAGTAACACAGTTGGCAAAATAA
- a CDS encoding DNA-3-methyladenine glycosylase I: MKKRCEWAKDEPNTTYHDDEWGTPQHDDKILFEFLILEGAQAGLSWTTILNRREGYRKAFSNFDAKKVSKYTQKKVEKLLQDESIIRNKLKINSAINNAKLFLKIQDEFGTFDKYLWGFVNHKPIKNKFKKHSDLPATSDISEKLSKDLKKRGFNFVGPTICYALMQAIGMVNDHTSDCFLYKK, from the coding sequence ATGAAAAAAAGATGTGAGTGGGCAAAAGATGAACCTAACACCACCTACCATGATGATGAATGGGGGACACCTCAACATGATGATAAAATATTATTTGAATTTCTAATTTTGGAGGGGGCACAAGCTGGTCTATCCTGGACTACTATTCTAAACAGGAGAGAGGGCTATAGGAAGGCATTTTCTAACTTTGATGCAAAAAAGGTCTCAAAATACACTCAAAAAAAAGTAGAAAAACTACTGCAAGACGAATCAATAATTCGAAATAAACTAAAAATCAATTCTGCAATAAATAATGCAAAATTATTCTTAAAAATTCAGGATGAATTTGGAACTTTTGACAAATACCTGTGGGGATTTGTAAATCATAAACCTATCAAAAACAAGTTCAAAAAACACTCTGATTTGCCTGCAACTAGCGATATTTCAGAAAAATTGAGTAAAGATCTTAAAAAACGCGGGTTTAATTTTGTAGGTCCTACAATTTGCTATGCCTTGATGCAGGCAATAGGAATGGTAAATGATCATACTTCTGATTGTTTTTTGTATAAAAAATAA
- a CDS encoding carbonic anhydrase, protein MAEGKFATSVSCMDGRIQLPLNKWIKENYSADFVDTITEPGVDKKISDVVESIKTKVGISINAHKSELVVVSGHYDCAANPVSDEEHIAQIKNAVEIISSWNLNAKVIGVWVDGSWNINPV, encoded by the coding sequence ATGGCTGAAGGAAAATTTGCAACATCTGTATCTTGTATGGATGGCAGAATTCAACTTCCACTAAACAAGTGGATTAAAGAAAATTATTCCGCAGATTTTGTTGATACTATAACTGAACCTGGAGTTGATAAAAAAATTTCAGACGTTGTTGAATCAATCAAAACAAAGGTTGGGATTTCTATAAATGCACACAAATCTGAACTAGTTGTAGTTTCAGGTCACTATGATTGTGCAGCAAATCCTGTCTCTGATGAAGAACATATTGCACAAATCAAAAATGCAGTTGAAATTATTTCATCATGGAATTTGAATGCCAAAGTAATTGGTGTTTGGGTTGATGGCTCTTGGAATATTAATCCAGTATAA
- a CDS encoding NRAMP family divalent metal transporter codes for MALGILIQYKIMSSTVSRFSKTAGPGILFACTAIGVSHLVQSTRAGADYGLFIVGFVILVTILKYPFFEFGSRYANSTQTSIIDGYKKLGKPALWLYFLLTISSMFFVTGAVGFVTAGFFENLFGIDFLGEWTIIILFAVCVAVLAIGKFNALDSLIKIIAIVLVVSTVAAFSLTLYNGPLVPIAGFEPKDLWDISGIFFLLALMGWMPTAVDLSSWNSLWTLERMKQTRYKPRLKETLFEFRLAYLITGILAIMFVTLGSFIFYGSGEELPNSNSLFAHEIVTLYTQTIGEWSYVFIAASAFTVMFGTIIAVFDGYSRSLQRTVELIFTKNEEKIRTKFRTLYLFFLILISGGSLVVVFQFGNNLKELVDFATVLSFVIAPVIAIFNFRLVTGKFLDTEHQPSMWLKILSVSGILFLIGFAVVFAVLKFGSI; via the coding sequence ATGGCTCTTGGAATATTAATCCAGTATAAAATAATGAGTTCAACTGTATCTCGTTTTTCAAAGACTGCAGGACCTGGAATTTTATTTGCATGTACTGCCATAGGCGTATCTCATCTTGTCCAGTCAACTAGGGCAGGCGCTGATTATGGATTGTTTATTGTGGGATTTGTCATCTTAGTAACTATACTAAAGTACCCTTTCTTTGAATTTGGTTCTCGTTATGCAAATTCTACACAGACAAGCATAATTGATGGCTACAAAAAACTTGGCAAGCCTGCCTTGTGGTTGTATTTTCTATTAACTATTAGTTCGATGTTTTTTGTTACAGGTGCAGTAGGATTTGTCACTGCGGGATTTTTTGAAAATCTATTTGGAATTGATTTTCTTGGAGAGTGGACAATAATTATTTTATTTGCAGTATGTGTGGCAGTTTTGGCTATTGGAAAATTCAATGCACTAGATAGTTTGATCAAAATTATTGCAATTGTTTTAGTTGTCTCTACAGTTGCTGCATTTTCACTCACATTGTATAATGGGCCACTGGTACCTATTGCAGGATTTGAGCCAAAAGATCTTTGGGATATCTCTGGAATCTTTTTCTTACTTGCACTGATGGGTTGGATGCCAACTGCAGTTGATCTGTCCAGCTGGAATAGCTTGTGGACCTTGGAGCGAATGAAACAAACAAGATACAAACCTCGTTTGAAGGAGACTCTCTTTGAATTTCGATTAGCCTATTTGATAACTGGAATTCTTGCAATAATGTTTGTGACATTGGGTTCGTTTATTTTCTATGGTTCTGGCGAAGAACTTCCAAACAGTAATTCTCTTTTTGCACATGAAATAGTTACATTATACACACAGACAATTGGGGAGTGGAGCTATGTCTTCATTGCAGCTTCGGCATTTACTGTAATGTTTGGAACTATAATTGCAGTTTTTGATGGATATTCCAGATCATTGCAGAGAACAGTTGAATTGATTTTTACCAAAAACGAAGAGAAAATACGCACAAAATTTCGAACTCTTTACTTGTTTTTCTTGATTCTAATCTCTGGTGGTTCACTTGTGGTGGTGTTTCAATTTGGAAACAATCTCAAGGAATTAGTTGATTTTGCAACTGTCCTGTCATTTGTAATTGCACCGGTAATTGCAATCTTTAATTTTAGATTGGTTACTGGCAAATTTCTTGACACAGAGCATCAACCTTCCATGTGGTTAAAAATTCTAAGTGTTTCAGGAATTCTTTTCCTAATTGGGTTTGCAGTTGTGTTTGCAGTTCTAAAATTTGGATCTATCTAA
- a CDS encoding DUF192 domain-containing protein translates to MTTRAQALIPITIAAVIIGVIGMLTLPSDSKLESVEFPRGTILVDDIPLEVQIADSEPRRVRGLMFQEQLPYDQGMIFVFADPGLYSLWMLNMQFSLDMIWFDQDGNVVHIEKDVPPCKTVVEITTCQSVVPDNEASYVLEVTSGFVEQNNITLDSKLTIISI, encoded by the coding sequence ATGACTACTCGTGCTCAAGCATTAATTCCGATAACAATTGCGGCAGTCATTATTGGTGTAATTGGAATGTTGACGCTTCCAAGTGATAGTAAATTAGAATCAGTTGAATTTCCACGAGGTACCATTTTAGTTGATGATATTCCACTTGAAGTGCAAATTGCAGATTCAGAACCAAGACGAGTTCGTGGATTGATGTTTCAAGAACAATTGCCTTATGATCAGGGGATGATTTTTGTATTTGCAGATCCGGGTTTGTATTCTTTATGGATGCTTAACATGCAATTTTCATTAGATATGATTTGGTTTGATCAAGATGGAAATGTTGTACATATTGAAAAAGATGTTCCGCCATGTAAGACAGTCGTAGAAATTACTACTTGTCAAAGTGTTGTTCCAGATAATGAGGCATCATATGTGCTAGAAGTAACTTCTGGATTTGTTGAACAAAATAATATCACTCTTGATTCGAAATTGACCATAATTTCTATCTAG
- a CDS encoding sulfite exporter TauE/SafE family protein has product MIDQLWLIPLGFAAGLLGSMIGLGGGIIVVPVLTFLGFPPTVAASNSLFAALSNAIASTISYSKQKRIEYSLGIKLGLLSIPGTVLGAIISTDVAPDIFKILFGFVLIASAAYIFLRKKIETREKTISKQMIVFAIGASFFAGIISSFFGIGGGIIFVPLMVVGMGMAMKKAAPTSQMILLFASLSGVIVHSFLGHPDFLQAGFLAIGSFIGGLVGARLSIDIKERYLQILVSVVILIAAAKLFFDSISVNLF; this is encoded by the coding sequence ATGATTGATCAATTATGGTTAATTCCTTTAGGCTTTGCAGCTGGACTATTAGGTTCTATGATTGGTCTAGGTGGTGGAATCATTGTTGTACCTGTCTTGACCTTTTTGGGGTTTCCGCCTACTGTTGCTGCAAGTAATAGTCTGTTTGCTGCATTAAGTAATGCCATTGCATCTACAATTTCATATTCAAAACAAAAACGAATTGAATACTCTTTGGGAATCAAATTGGGATTGCTTTCAATTCCTGGAACTGTTTTAGGTGCAATAATATCCACTGATGTTGCACCCGATATCTTTAAAATTTTATTTGGATTTGTGTTGATTGCATCAGCTGCGTACATATTTTTAAGGAAAAAAATTGAAACCAGAGAGAAAACAATTTCAAAACAAATGATTGTTTTTGCAATCGGTGCAAGTTTTTTTGCAGGAATAATTTCATCTTTTTTTGGAATTGGGGGTGGGATAATTTTTGTTCCGTTAATGGTTGTAGGAATGGGCATGGCAATGAAAAAAGCTGCTCCTACATCTCAGATGATTCTCTTGTTTGCATCTCTGTCAGGAGTGATAGTTCATAGTTTCTTGGGACATCCAGATTTTCTTCAAGCAGGATTTTTGGCAATTGGTTCATTTATTGGAGGATTAGTTGGTGCAAGATTATCTATTGATATCAAAGAAAGATACTTGCAAATTCTTGTGTCTGTTGTAATTTTAATTGCAGCTGCAAAATTATTCTTTGATTCTATATCTGTGAATTTATTTTAG
- a CDS encoding SHOCT domain-containing protein, translating to MVEKKEKSENPREILKEKQDNILEDVTKNYTQTVEHGKQLGRESLEKLNQVTSSTTDFLKSQDYLKTLKINSLKLREKSLEQKNMLKKKSPKFYKKIYNAFFYFFELIVGRIKLGTQYGASSLELLEKLAKLKELGIITDKEFNEKKKKILDRI from the coding sequence ATGGTCGAGAAAAAAGAAAAATCAGAAAATCCTCGAGAAATACTCAAGGAAAAACAAGATAATATTTTAGAAGATGTAACAAAGAATTATACTCAAACTGTTGAACACGGAAAACAATTGGGTAGGGAATCTTTAGAAAAACTAAATCAAGTTACTAGTTCTACTACTGATTTTCTTAAATCTCAAGATTATCTAAAAACATTAAAAATCAATTCGCTAAAACTTAGAGAAAAAAGTTTAGAGCAAAAAAATATGCTAAAAAAGAAGAGTCCTAAATTTTATAAAAAAATCTATAATGCATTTTTTTACTTTTTTGAATTAATTGTAGGACGAATAAAACTTGGTACTCAATATGGTGCCTCAAGTCTTGAACTTTTAGAAAAATTGGCAAAGCTCAAAGAATTGGGAATAATTACTGACAAAGAATTTAATGAAAAAAAGAAAAAGATCTTAGATAGAATTTGA
- a CDS encoding cation:proton antiporter, translated as MTVEVTDFLALLALLLGGGMIGAGIMKKIKFPTIIGFILIGMIAGPYGLGIVDDVELINLLAELGIIILLFVVGLEFSLQKLRKAGIKPIVVGMSELSIMFFLAYIGAFSFGWTHLEALYLAGILSISSTAISLRILRDLKLVKTKEFNTVITILIVEDLAAVLLLVILGNASAGAELDFTGVGILVLQSLTFFVIALGLGIKLIPKLLEKIHGLDIPEAPFITALALGFGLAVLAHFLGQSSAIGAFIMGMIIASSKHSEQITKKILPLRDFFGVIFFVSIGMLVNIMAIPEVALISIPIIILAIIGKFVGNFFGASIGGHDVPGASTIGTVMVPRGEFSFIMAKQAVDGGSVRDTLYPVTMLVTLATMLCIPLLLKILPTLANRESYVPMKLLNPIFIVGRFFNKLMNSSDGDTQFNKLLKEHGPKFFVNLMIVIAILAVIDYFNDDIVNIITQTGIPLAIDPEILLTIVSVLLIIYPVIAMLGKIEKLVTNISDILSTKLIPADTQKLEEKPLHRLLRNIFFTGFILVLIAVIQPYIGDLDYLPFLPFIISGIGLAIAILLIADSVFVFQKLSHGHIMDSLMKDDEELESEEK; from the coding sequence ATGACTGTTGAAGTAACTGATTTTCTAGCATTACTGGCATTGCTGCTTGGGGGAGGCATGATTGGTGCTGGAATTATGAAAAAAATAAAATTTCCCACAATTATCGGTTTTATCTTAATTGGAATGATTGCAGGTCCGTATGGACTCGGTATCGTTGATGATGTAGAATTAATCAATCTGTTGGCAGAACTTGGAATTATCATTCTTCTTTTTGTCGTAGGGCTGGAATTTAGTTTACAGAAATTACGCAAAGCTGGAATCAAACCTATTGTCGTAGGAATGTCTGAATTATCAATAATGTTTTTCTTGGCATATATCGGGGCATTCTCTTTTGGTTGGACTCATTTAGAGGCTCTGTATCTGGCAGGAATTTTATCAATTAGTAGTACTGCAATTTCTCTTCGAATACTACGTGATCTTAAACTAGTCAAAACAAAAGAGTTCAACACTGTCATCACGATTTTGATAGTGGAAGATCTTGCAGCCGTATTGCTTTTAGTAATTTTAGGAAATGCATCAGCTGGTGCAGAGCTTGATTTCACTGGTGTTGGAATTTTAGTTTTACAGAGTTTAACGTTCTTTGTAATAGCGTTGGGCTTGGGAATTAAACTAATTCCAAAACTGTTGGAGAAAATTCATGGATTAGATATCCCCGAAGCGCCGTTTATCACTGCATTAGCGCTGGGCTTTGGTTTGGCAGTTCTTGCTCATTTTCTAGGACAAAGTTCTGCAATTGGTGCATTTATCATGGGAATGATTATTGCATCATCGAAGCATTCTGAACAAATTACTAAAAAAATTCTTCCGTTACGTGATTTCTTTGGGGTGATATTCTTTGTGTCAATTGGAATGCTTGTAAATATAATGGCAATTCCTGAAGTTGCACTAATTTCAATACCTATAATCATTTTAGCAATTATTGGAAAATTTGTAGGCAACTTCTTTGGAGCATCTATTGGTGGTCATGATGTCCCTGGTGCGTCTACTATTGGCACAGTGATGGTTCCTAGAGGGGAATTCTCATTTATCATGGCAAAACAGGCAGTAGATGGCGGTTCTGTTCGAGATACACTGTATCCAGTTACAATGCTTGTGACATTAGCTACAATGCTGTGCATTCCATTGTTGCTGAAGATATTACCTACTCTTGCAAATAGAGAAAGTTATGTTCCAATGAAATTGTTAAATCCGATTTTCATTGTAGGTAGATTCTTCAACAAATTAATGAATTCATCAGATGGTGATACTCAATTTAATAAATTACTCAAAGAACATGGTCCTAAATTCTTTGTAAATCTAATGATAGTAATTGCAATTTTAGCAGTTATTGATTACTTTAATGATGATATAGTGAACATCATTACTCAAACTGGAATTCCTTTGGCCATTGATCCTGAAATATTACTAACCATTGTGAGTGTACTGTTAATTATTTATCCAGTAATTGCAATGCTTGGTAAAATTGAGAAACTGGTTACAAACATATCTGATATTTTATCTACAAAACTAATTCCAGCTGACACTCAAAAGTTGGAAGAGAAACCTCTACATAGATTACTGCGAAATATTTTCTTTACTGGATTTATTCTAGTATTGATTGCTGTGATTCAACCCTACATTGGAGATTTAGACTATTTGCCCTTTTTACCATTTATTATTTCAGGTATTGGTCTTGCTATAGCAATTCTATTAATTGCAGATTCTGTATTTGTATTTCAGAAATTGTCTCATGGACATATCATGGATAGCTTGATGAAAGACGATGAAGAATTGGAATCTGAAGAAAAATAA
- a CDS encoding Lrp/AsnC ligand binding domain-containing protein: MQAYILINCKTGREISVITELKELPEIIEINGIWGKYDVFIKIKTPDPNGVELILQRLRNHPDVTDTFTMHVLYGQGGSIDQEI; encoded by the coding sequence ATGCAAGCCTATATTCTCATAAATTGTAAAACTGGCCGTGAAATTAGCGTAATTACAGAACTCAAAGAATTACCTGAAATAATTGAAATTAATGGTATATGGGGCAAGTATGATGTTTTTATTAAAATTAAAACTCCAGATCCTAACGGCGTAGAACTAATTCTCCAAAGATTAAGAAACCATCCTGATGTTACTGATACGTTTACCATGCATGTGTTGTATGGTCAAGGTGGAAGTATTGATCAAGAGATTTAA